From Bacillus basilensis, a single genomic window includes:
- a CDS encoding MFS transporter — translation MKNKLLLLSGTGISRLGDFMYLIALNLMVLNSTNSPAAVAGLWIVGPIATVVTKIWSGSIVDRLNKRAIMLTTDIIRASLIGCIPLFDSIWAIYIFIFLTRIATSFFDPASFSYKTMLIRAEERAQFNAWNNFCTSGAFIIGPALAGILLTTYSASFVIYCNSLSFLLSTILIYFLPNITLQTKQNEEVANTFVQTLRSDWKQVFSFARTETYIILIFVLFQATMLVSMALDSQEVVFTNQVLSLSDMEYSMLVSITGAAYVFGSFLVSLFAKRLPIQHCIGLGMIFTAIGYVIFAFSNSFIVAAGGFILLGISSSFAGTGFITFYQNNIPVHMIGRIDSVFDSIKNFIQIFFVLAIGASAQFLSVQITVISSSLLILFLSCLLALRVMTPSREKYFKATESSLEY, via the coding sequence ATGAAAAATAAATTATTATTATTGTCGGGAACAGGAATTTCTCGTTTAGGTGATTTTATGTATCTTATCGCTCTAAACTTAATGGTGTTAAATAGCACAAACTCCCCTGCTGCTGTAGCAGGATTATGGATTGTAGGTCCAATTGCCACCGTTGTTACAAAAATATGGTCTGGTAGCATAGTAGATCGATTAAACAAACGGGCCATTATGCTCACCACAGATATAATTCGAGCATCTCTCATTGGCTGTATTCCACTATTTGATTCTATTTGGGCCATTTATATTTTTATCTTTTTGACTCGTATTGCTACATCATTTTTCGATCCAGCTTCATTTTCTTATAAAACAATGCTCATACGAGCTGAAGAACGCGCTCAATTCAACGCTTGGAATAACTTTTGTACAAGCGGGGCTTTTATTATCGGTCCAGCCCTTGCTGGAATACTTCTCACCACGTACTCAGCATCCTTTGTTATTTACTGTAACTCACTTTCCTTTCTACTTTCTACCATTCTCATTTACTTCTTGCCGAACATTACATTACAAACAAAACAAAACGAAGAAGTTGCAAATACTTTCGTACAAACATTACGAAGTGATTGGAAACAAGTTTTTTCATTCGCTCGAACTGAAACTTACATCATTCTCATATTCGTTTTATTTCAAGCGACTATGCTTGTTTCTATGGCGCTCGATTCACAAGAAGTTGTATTCACAAATCAAGTACTGTCTTTATCCGACATGGAATATAGCATGCTTGTTAGTATAACTGGTGCTGCTTATGTTTTCGGTTCATTTCTTGTTTCTCTCTTTGCTAAACGATTACCAATTCAACATTGTATCGGACTCGGTATGATTTTCACAGCAATAGGTTATGTAATTTTTGCCTTTTCAAATTCATTTATAGTTGCAGCAGGCGGTTTCATTTTACTTGGCATTTCTTCATCATTTGCTGGTACTGGCTTTATCACATTTTATCAAAATAACATCCCTGTACATATGATAGGACGTATCGATAGCGTGTTTGATTCCATAAAAAATTTCATCCAAATCTTTTTCGTTTTAGCAATTGGGGCATCCGCACAATTTCTTTCTGTTCAAATTACTGTAATAAGTAGCTCGTTACTCATTCTTTTCCTTTCCTGTTTATTAGCACTCCGAGTAATGACTCCTTCACGTGAAAAGTATTTTAAAGCTACAGAATCGTCATTAGAATATTAA
- a CDS encoding transcriptional regulator, whose product MFDDRLTISAEQQKLISNATRIQILHLLKDEALTAKQVATKLNKTAGSVHYHVQILYDGGLLELVETKEKRGIIEKYYKAKAAHFYIEESGTEGTNTGSHIVSHLFLTPEELQQLTWEITQVLLRWENKTARQSNSEEEYAISCKIKKQ is encoded by the coding sequence ATGTTTGACGATAGACTTACTATTTCAGCTGAGCAGCAGAAGCTCATTTCTAATGCAACTCGTATTCAAATCCTTCACCTTTTAAAAGACGAAGCACTCACTGCAAAACAAGTAGCTACTAAACTAAACAAAACTGCTGGAAGCGTACATTATCACGTTCAAATTTTATACGATGGAGGGTTGCTTGAATTAGTAGAAACGAAGGAAAAACGAGGGATTATTGAAAAATATTATAAAGCAAAAGCAGCTCACTTCTATATTGAAGAGAGCGGCACAGAAGGAACGAATACAGGTAGTCATATTGTATCTCATCTATTTTTAACTCCGGAGGAATTACAACAGCTTACTTGGGAGATTACACAAGTTTTATTGCGCTGGGAAAACAAAACCGCTCGTCAATCAAACTCTGAAGAAGAATACGCTATTTCCTGCAAGATTAAAAAACAATGA
- a CDS encoding MFS transporter: protein MSVSYSALLKTNNNFKKLFYGQTLSVLGDWFHTVALLTFVYSITESPFMIALTFISKGLPQLLLSPFIGGIVDRFSKKNIMIFTDILRGMLVLTYLFAPYKIEIIFIANICLSVLSCLFEPAKQATLKNIIYQNHFVTANSLSSTMNGFMSIMGASLGGIVAQSFHIEFAFLMNSLSYFISAYFIYNMSISTHDTYNRKKTFFTDIKDGYTYILQTKIILILILVGISWGIIGGSYQLLLTIYAEKIFYTNIGVLYSVQGAGLIIGSLLVNLYISHNKEKMKKAFGWAYFLQGIFFLGFILSDQLIIGIITLLCMRIAGGIIVPLDTTLLQTYTHENMIGKVFSFHYSIYGSLIQLSMFITGWLLEILSPQIIGSFLAICCILVSFIWLFLFYRGEFNEESTSN, encoded by the coding sequence ATGTCAGTTTCTTATTCCGCACTACTTAAAACAAATAATAACTTCAAAAAACTATTTTACGGTCAAACATTAAGTGTACTTGGGGATTGGTTTCACACGGTAGCTTTATTAACATTCGTCTATAGCATAACGGAATCTCCGTTTATGATCGCACTTACTTTTATAAGTAAAGGTTTACCCCAGCTTCTTCTTAGCCCTTTTATTGGCGGTATTGTAGATCGTTTTTCTAAAAAGAATATTATGATTTTTACCGATATTTTACGAGGCATGCTCGTCCTCACTTACTTATTTGCACCATATAAAATTGAGATTATTTTCATTGCTAATATATGTTTATCTGTACTTTCTTGTTTATTTGAGCCGGCTAAACAAGCAACTTTAAAGAATATCATATACCAAAATCATTTCGTAACTGCGAACTCTCTTTCTAGTACAATGAATGGTTTTATGTCTATTATGGGGGCTTCTTTAGGCGGAATAGTTGCACAATCTTTCCATATTGAGTTCGCTTTTTTAATGAACAGCCTGTCGTACTTTATTTCAGCCTATTTTATTTATAATATGAGTATCTCTACTCATGATACTTATAACAGGAAAAAAACATTTTTTACTGATATAAAAGATGGTTATACATACATATTGCAAACAAAAATCATTTTAATATTAATTCTTGTCGGCATTTCATGGGGCATTATTGGAGGTTCTTATCAGCTGCTTCTAACAATCTATGCTGAAAAAATTTTCTACACTAACATTGGAGTTTTATATTCGGTTCAAGGGGCTGGGCTTATCATCGGCAGCCTCCTCGTTAATCTTTATATCTCTCATAATAAAGAGAAAATGAAAAAAGCATTTGGTTGGGCCTATTTCCTACAAGGAATTTTCTTTCTCGGATTCATTTTATCTGATCAACTTATTATCGGTATCATTACATTGCTCTGTATGCGCATAGCAGGAGGCATCATCGTTCCACTTGATACGACATTACTTCAAACTTACACGCACGAAAATATGATTGGTAAAGTTTTTTCATTTCATTACTCAATTTATGGTTCGCTTATACAGTTATCTATGTTCATTACAGGGTGGCTATTAGAAATTCTTTCTCCTCAAATTATTGGTAGTTTTCTAGCTATATGTTGTATTTTAGTTAGTTTTATATGGCTGTTTTTATTTTATCGCGGGGAATTTAATGAGGAATCTACCTCCAATTAA
- a CDS encoding VOC family protein translates to MIKGLYEAHLPVRNLEKSISFYESLGLKLYKRGDDIAFFWIKENESWLGLWEGTEYKVNYHPSLRHIAFQVSLHDLENAIHWLNQKGISARKDFGMEPIEPIVFPELAHAAVYFNDPDGNSLELIAQLPVGLSTEEKVYLSEWKKQVQASSLHKD, encoded by the coding sequence ATGATTAAAGGTCTTTACGAAGCGCATTTACCCGTCCGTAACTTAGAGAAATCAATATCTTTTTATGAATCACTTGGACTGAAATTATATAAAAGAGGAGATGATATTGCTTTCTTTTGGATTAAAGAAAATGAAAGTTGGCTCGGTCTTTGGGAAGGCACAGAATACAAAGTGAATTATCACCCCTCTTTACGACACATAGCCTTTCAAGTAAGCTTACATGATTTAGAAAATGCGATACACTGGTTAAATCAAAAAGGAATTTCAGCACGAAAAGACTTTGGAATGGAACCAATTGAACCAATTGTTTTTCCAGAATTAGCACATGCCGCTGTATACTTTAACGATCCTGATGGAAATAGTTTAGAATTGATTGCACAATTACCTGTTGGACTTTCTACAGAAGAAAAAGTGTATTTAAGCGAATGGAAAAAACAAGTTCAAGCATCATCATTACATAAAGATTAA
- a CDS encoding YjcZ family sporulation protein translates to MSYGGSCAGFGGGFALLIVLFILLIIIGCSCWGGGGYGY, encoded by the coding sequence ATGAGCTATGGTGGAAGTTGCGCTGGTTTCGGCGGTGGATTTGCTTTGCTAATCGTACTATTCATCCTTCTAATCATCATCGGATGTAGCTGTTGGGGTGGCGGCGGATACGGATACTAA
- a CDS encoding aspartyl-phosphate phosphatase Spo0E family protein, producing MYYNFTSNIMGKGSFSKEMEMGKLHNKIENKKKELIQLVARHGLDHDKVLLFSRDLDILINKFMNVKDKVHK from the coding sequence TTGTACTATAATTTTACAAGTAATATTATGGGAAAAGGGAGTTTTAGTAAAGAGATGGAGATGGGAAAATTACATAATAAAATAGAAAACAAAAAGAAAGAGCTAATTCAACTTGTTGCTAGACACGGGTTGGATCATGATAAAGTTTTGTTATTTAGCCGAGATTTAGATATACTAATTAATAAGTTTATGAATGTAAAAGATAAAGTACATAAATAA
- the hfq gene encoding RNA chaperone Hfq, translating into MEHLQEELYKQIKEEKGIVTIFLKSGVRIVGEIVAIDKFTVLMLVDGKQQLIYKQAVSTIMK; encoded by the coding sequence TTGGAACATTTACAAGAAGAGCTGTATAAACAAATAAAAGAAGAAAAAGGTATTGTTACAATCTTTTTAAAGAGTGGCGTTAGAATAGTAGGAGAAATTGTTGCGATAGACAAATTTACTGTTTTAATGTTAGTTGATGGAAAACAACAACTTATTTACAAGCAGGCTGTATCAACAATAATGAAATAA
- a CDS encoding HD domain-containing protein, whose product MEHNILQVIALAEKLKYEMRHSWLSNGRQESVAEHTWRMSLMAILVEPYLDQKVNVEKLLKMVIIHDLVEAEAGDIPAFDTMNSHELQLQKQINEQEAILNIKRTLQGSLGEELYDLWMEFEAKETYEAKVANALDKLEVKIQHNEADIDTWLPIEHKMTFQVAKHTNFDSFLSKLQKLIEQDGEKKLLAAGIDVAACKR is encoded by the coding sequence ATGGAACATAACATTTTACAGGTCATTGCACTAGCAGAAAAACTAAAATATGAAATGCGGCATAGCTGGCTTTCTAACGGACGTCAAGAAAGCGTTGCTGAACATACGTGGCGCATGTCTCTAATGGCCATTTTAGTTGAGCCTTATTTGGATCAAAAAGTCAATGTTGAAAAATTACTTAAAATGGTTATTATTCACGACCTAGTCGAGGCAGAAGCTGGTGATATTCCTGCTTTTGATACAATGAATAGTCATGAATTACAATTACAAAAACAAATAAATGAGCAAGAAGCAATTTTAAATATTAAACGCACATTACAAGGTTCTCTCGGTGAGGAATTATATGATTTATGGATGGAGTTTGAAGCGAAAGAAACGTACGAAGCAAAAGTTGCTAACGCACTTGATAAACTTGAGGTGAAAATTCAGCATAACGAAGCTGATATTGATACGTGGCTACCAATCGAGCATAAAATGACATTCCAAGTAGCAAAGCATACAAACTTTGATTCTTTCCTATCTAAATTACAAAAACTCATCGAGCAAGATGGAGAAAAGAAATTACTAGCTGCCGGCATTGACGTTGCAGCTTGCAAAAGATAA
- a CDS encoding flagellar motor protein MotP yields the protein MGDENQGLARPQRRKRKFDISSPVGIIVGFAIVIAAIMIGGGGIKAFKNFLDVSSILIVIGGTTATIVVAYRFGEIKKYTKSIFTVLHRREADLEQLTDLFVDFSKKSKKHGLLSLEVDGEQVDNPFIQKGIRLMLSGYDEDELKEVLMKDIETEVYELRKGAALLDKIGDFAPAWGMIGTLIGLIIMLQNLQDTSQIGTGMAVAMLTTLYGSVLANMIAIPLAEKVYRGIEDLYTEKKFVIEAISELYRGQIPSKLKLKLDTYVYETKIKKVKRAA from the coding sequence ATGGGAGACGAAAATCAAGGATTAGCTAGACCACAAAGAAGAAAAAGGAAGTTTGACATTTCTAGCCCAGTTGGCATTATAGTAGGTTTTGCTATAGTGATAGCGGCAATTATGATTGGTGGCGGTGGAATAAAAGCTTTTAAAAACTTTTTAGATGTTTCATCTATTTTAATTGTCATAGGGGGAACAACAGCGACAATTGTTGTGGCATATCGATTTGGAGAAATAAAAAAATATACGAAAAGTATTTTTACTGTTTTACATAGAAGAGAAGCAGATTTAGAACAGTTAACGGATTTGTTCGTTGATTTTTCGAAAAAGTCTAAAAAACATGGCCTGCTTTCTTTAGAAGTTGATGGAGAGCAAGTAGACAATCCTTTTATTCAAAAAGGAATTCGATTAATGTTAAGTGGTTACGATGAAGATGAATTAAAAGAAGTATTAATGAAAGATATTGAAACAGAAGTATATGAGTTAAGAAAAGGAGCAGCGTTATTAGATAAAATTGGCGATTTCGCTCCAGCTTGGGGCATGATAGGGACTTTAATCGGTCTTATCATTATGCTTCAAAACTTGCAAGATACATCGCAAATTGGTACAGGGATGGCAGTTGCGATGTTAACGACATTGTATGGATCAGTACTTGCAAATATGATTGCAATCCCTCTTGCTGAAAAAGTGTATCGTGGTATTGAGGATTTATATACAGAGAAGAAGTTTGTTATTGAAGCAATTTCAGAATTGTATCGTGGACAAATTCCTTCTAAATTAAAGTTAAAACTGGATACATACGTATACGAAACAAAGATAAAAAAAGTAAAACGAGCAGCCTAA
- a CDS encoding OmpA family protein, whose protein sequence is MIKRPQRGSPRWMTTFTDLTMLLLTFFVLLVATSKQDAVKLSKMLEKFSDVEQVDAKVMENTIPDISHEKNDEKMVSKKRMDELYKKLKAYVDNNGISQVNVYREDTGVSVVIVDNLIFDTGDANVKPEAKEIISQLVGFFQSVPNPIVVEGHTDSRPIHNDKFPSNWELSSARAANMIHHLIEVYNVDDKRLAAVGYADTKPVVPNDSPQNWEKNRRVVIYIKE, encoded by the coding sequence ATGATAAAACGACCGCAAAGGGGATCGCCTCGTTGGATGACAACTTTTACAGATTTAACGATGTTATTATTAACTTTCTTTGTATTACTAGTTGCTACATCAAAGCAGGATGCAGTAAAATTGTCGAAGATGCTTGAAAAGTTTAGTGATGTGGAGCAAGTAGATGCAAAAGTAATGGAAAATACAATACCAGATATTTCACATGAAAAAAATGATGAAAAAATGGTCTCTAAAAAGAGAATGGACGAATTATATAAAAAGTTAAAAGCATATGTAGATAATAACGGTATTAGTCAAGTGAATGTATATCGAGAGGATACGGGAGTAAGCGTCGTTATAGTAGATAATTTAATATTTGATACGGGTGACGCGAACGTTAAACCAGAAGCGAAAGAGATAATAAGTCAATTAGTTGGGTTTTTCCAATCCGTACCAAATCCGATTGTTGTGGAAGGGCATACAGATAGTAGACCTATTCATAATGACAAATTCCCTTCTAACTGGGAGTTGTCTTCAGCAAGAGCAGCAAATATGATTCACCACTTAATCGAAGTGTATAATGTGGATGATAAAAGGCTAGCTGCGGTAGGATATGCAGACACAAAGCCAGTTGTACCAAATGATTCACCGCAAAATTGGGAGAAAAACCGTCGCGTTGTCATTTACATAAAAGAATAG
- a CDS encoding response regulator, with protein MAHKILVVDDAMFMRTMIKNLLKSNSEFEIIGEAENGVEAIQKFKELQPDIVTLDITMPEMDGLEALKEIIKIDSSAKVVICSAMGQQGMVLDAIKGGAKDFIVKPFQADRVIEALTKVANS; from the coding sequence ATGGCACATAAAATTTTAGTTGTAGATGATGCGATGTTTATGCGAACGATGATTAAAAACTTATTAAAAAGTAATTCTGAATTTGAAATTATTGGTGAAGCAGAGAATGGAGTAGAAGCAATTCAGAAGTTTAAAGAACTTCAACCAGATATTGTAACATTAGATATTACTATGCCAGAAATGGACGGACTTGAAGCATTAAAAGAAATTATTAAAATTGATTCAAGTGCAAAAGTTGTTATTTGTTCTGCAATGGGACAACAAGGTATGGTATTAGATGCAATTAAGGGTGGAGCAAAAGACTTTATTGTAAAGCCATTCCAAGCGGATCGAGTAATTGAAGCTTTAACAAAAGTAGCAAACAGCTAA